A DNA window from Camelina sativa cultivar DH55 chromosome 17, Cs, whole genome shotgun sequence contains the following coding sequences:
- the LOC104756267 gene encoding 3-oxoacyl-[acyl-carrier-protein] synthase II, chloroplastic-like isoform X1, translating into MVAGASSCYASPLCDWLVGACMSTGGDRLLQSDTKTSRRSTLLTKSKCSSSYTNGSAGLVSNCNNNALSSLFFESNNNTHFNRKQRRLNQASSFGQVTLEMEEKEAIVKKKPPLESRRVVVTGMGVETPLGHDPHTFYDNLLQGISGISPIENFDCSAFPTRIAGEIKTFSTEGLVAPKLSKRMDKFMLYLLTAGKKALADGGVTEDVMAEFDKSKCGVLIGSAMGGMKVFYDALEALKISYKKMNPFCVPFATTNMGSAMLAIDLGWMGPNYSISTACATGNFCILSAANHIIRGEADVMLCGGSDSVIIPIGLGGFVACRALSENNDDPTKASRPWDSNRDGFVMGEGAGVLLLEELEHAKKRGATIYAEFLGGSFTSDAYHITEPHPDGAGVILCIEKALAHAGISKEDINYINAHATSTPAGDLKEYQALAHCFGQNPELRINSTKSMIGHLLGASGAVEAVATIQAIKTGWVHPNVNLENPDKAVDTKLLVGLKKERLDIKAALSNSFGFGGHNSSIIFAPYK; encoded by the exons ATGGTGGCGGGTGCGTCTTCATGTTACGCATCTCCGTTATGCGATTGGCTAGTGGGGGCTTGCATGTCCACCGGCGGAGACCGTCTGCTTCAATCCGACACTAAGACTAGCCGCCGGAGTACACTGCTTACAAAATCCAAATGCTCTTCTTCTTATACAAATGGATCCGCCGGTCTTGTGAGTAACTGTAACAACAATGCCTTGTCTTCCCTCTTCTTCGAATCGAATAACAACACTCACTTCAATCGAAAGCAGAGGAGATTGAATCAAGCTTCTAGCTTTG GGCAAGTCACTCTAGAGATGGAGGAGAAGGAAGCAATCGTTAAAAAGAAACCTCCTTTGGAGTCACGACGCGTTGTTGTGACAGGAATGGGAGTTGAAACACCATTAGGTCATGACCCACATACCTTTTATGACAATTTGCTACAAGGCATCAGTGGTATTAGCCCTATTGAGAATTTTGACTGTTCTGCATTTCCTACT AGAATTGCTGGAGAGATTAAAACCTTTTCGACAGAAGGATTGGTTGCTCCAAAACTTTCGAAAAGGATGGACAAATTCATGCTCTATCTTCTAACCGCTGGCAAGAAAGCCTTGGCTGATGGTGGGGTTACTGAGGATGTAATGGCAGAGTTTGACAAATCTAAATGTGGAGTTTTGATTGGCTCAGCAATGGGAGGCATGAAG GTCTTCTACGATGCCCTTGAAGCTTTGAAAATCTCTTACAAGAAGATGAATCCTTTCTGTGTGCCTTTTGCAACGACAAACATGGGTTCTGCTATGCTTGCCATAGATCTG GGATGGATGGGTCCAAACTACTCTATTTCAACTGCTTGTGCCACTGGAAATTTCTGTATTCTCAGTGCGGCAAACCACATTATTAGAGGTGAAGCT GATGTAATGCTCTGTGGTGGTTCTGATTCAGTTATTATTCCTATAG GGTTGGGAGGTTTTGTTGCCTGTCGGGCTCTTTCAGAGAATAATGATGATCCCACCAAAGCTTCACGTCCTTGGGATAGT AATCGGGATGGTTTCGTCATGGGAGAGGGAGCTGGAGTTCTACTTTTAGAAGAACTTGAGCATGCCAAG AAAAGAGGAGCAACTATCTACGCGGAGTTCCTTGGTGGTAGTTTCACATCTGATGCATATCATATAACCGAACCACATCCTGATG GTGCTGGTGTCATTCTCTGTATTGAGAAAGCATTAGCTCATGCCGGGATTTCTAAGGAAGACATAAATTACATAAATGCTCATGCTACATCTACACCAGCTGGAGACCTTAAGGAGTACCAAGCCCTTGCTCACTGTTTTGGCCAAAATCCTGAG CTAAGGATAAACTCGACGAAATCTATGATCGGACACTTGCTGGGAGCTTCTGGAGCCGTGGAGGCTGTTGCAACCATTCAG GCAATAAAAACAGGATGGGTTCACCCAAATGTCAACCTGGAGAATCCAGACAAAGCAGTG GATACAAAGCTGCTGGTGGGTCTTAAGAAGGAAAGACTGGATATTAAAGCAGCCTTGTCAAATTCTTTCGGGTTTGGTGGCCACAACTCTAGCATCATTTTTGCTCCTTACAAATGA
- the LOC104756267 gene encoding 3-oxoacyl-[acyl-carrier-protein] synthase II, chloroplastic-like isoform X2, with amino-acid sequence MVAGASSCYASPLCDWLVGACMSTGGDRLLQSDTKTSRRSTLLTKSKCSSSYTNGSAGLVSNCNNNALSSLFFESNNNTHFNRKQRRLNQASSFGQVTLEMEEKEAIVKKKPPLESRRVVVTGMGVETPLGHDPHTFYDNLLQGISGISPIENFDCSAFPTRIAGEIKTFSTEGLVAPKLSKRMDKFMLYLLTAGKKALADGGVTEDVMAEFDKSKCGVLIGSAMGGMKVFYDALEALKISYKKMNPFCVPFATTNMGSAMLAIDLGWMGPNYSISTACATGNFCILSAANHIIRGEADVMLCGGSDSVIIPIGLGGFVACRALSENNDDPTKASRPWDSNRDGFVMGEGAGVLLLEELEHAKKRGATIYAEFLGGSFTSDAYHITEPHPDGAGVILCIEKALAHAGISKEDINYINAHATSTPAGDLKEYQALAHCFGQNPEIC; translated from the exons ATGGTGGCGGGTGCGTCTTCATGTTACGCATCTCCGTTATGCGATTGGCTAGTGGGGGCTTGCATGTCCACCGGCGGAGACCGTCTGCTTCAATCCGACACTAAGACTAGCCGCCGGAGTACACTGCTTACAAAATCCAAATGCTCTTCTTCTTATACAAATGGATCCGCCGGTCTTGTGAGTAACTGTAACAACAATGCCTTGTCTTCCCTCTTCTTCGAATCGAATAACAACACTCACTTCAATCGAAAGCAGAGGAGATTGAATCAAGCTTCTAGCTTTG GGCAAGTCACTCTAGAGATGGAGGAGAAGGAAGCAATCGTTAAAAAGAAACCTCCTTTGGAGTCACGACGCGTTGTTGTGACAGGAATGGGAGTTGAAACACCATTAGGTCATGACCCACATACCTTTTATGACAATTTGCTACAAGGCATCAGTGGTATTAGCCCTATTGAGAATTTTGACTGTTCTGCATTTCCTACT AGAATTGCTGGAGAGATTAAAACCTTTTCGACAGAAGGATTGGTTGCTCCAAAACTTTCGAAAAGGATGGACAAATTCATGCTCTATCTTCTAACCGCTGGCAAGAAAGCCTTGGCTGATGGTGGGGTTACTGAGGATGTAATGGCAGAGTTTGACAAATCTAAATGTGGAGTTTTGATTGGCTCAGCAATGGGAGGCATGAAG GTCTTCTACGATGCCCTTGAAGCTTTGAAAATCTCTTACAAGAAGATGAATCCTTTCTGTGTGCCTTTTGCAACGACAAACATGGGTTCTGCTATGCTTGCCATAGATCTG GGATGGATGGGTCCAAACTACTCTATTTCAACTGCTTGTGCCACTGGAAATTTCTGTATTCTCAGTGCGGCAAACCACATTATTAGAGGTGAAGCT GATGTAATGCTCTGTGGTGGTTCTGATTCAGTTATTATTCCTATAG GGTTGGGAGGTTTTGTTGCCTGTCGGGCTCTTTCAGAGAATAATGATGATCCCACCAAAGCTTCACGTCCTTGGGATAGT AATCGGGATGGTTTCGTCATGGGAGAGGGAGCTGGAGTTCTACTTTTAGAAGAACTTGAGCATGCCAAG AAAAGAGGAGCAACTATCTACGCGGAGTTCCTTGGTGGTAGTTTCACATCTGATGCATATCATATAACCGAACCACATCCTGATG GTGCTGGTGTCATTCTCTGTATTGAGAAAGCATTAGCTCATGCCGGGATTTCTAAGGAAGACATAAATTACATAAATGCTCATGCTACATCTACACCAGCTGGAGACCTTAAGGAGTACCAAGCCCTTGCTCACTGTTTTGGCCAAAATCCTGAG ATATGCTGA
- the LOC104756271 gene encoding protein DA1 isoform X2 — protein MGWFNKIFKGSNQRFRVGNDHYYGNYPNASHDEPSADTDNDHDESHTQEPSTSEDTSNDQENEAIERAIALSLLEENQEQTSLSGKYPTVDEDEQLARALHESMVVGNSPHYKNGNTYDIGNAYGNGDLYGNGHMYGGGANVYANGDIYYPRPITFQTDFRICAGCNMEIGHGRFLNCLNSLWHPECFRCYGCSQPISEYEFSTSGNYPFHKACYRERYHPKCDVCSHFIPTNHAGLIEYRAHPFWVQKYCPSHEHDATPRCCSCERMEPRNTRYVELNDGRKLCLECLDSAVMDTIQCQPLYLQIQEFYEGLNMKVEQEVPLLLVERQALNEAREGEKNGHYHMPETRGLCLSEEQTVSTVRKRSKHGTGNWAGNMVTEPYKLTRQCEVTAILILFGLPRLLTGSILAHEMMHAWMRLKGFRTLSQDVEEGICQVMAHKWLEAELAGGSSNSNAASSSSSSSSKGPRSQYERKLGEFFKHQIESDASPVYGDGFRAGRLAVHKYGLRKTLEHIQMTGRFPV, from the exons ATGGGCTGGTTTAACAAGATCTTCAAAGGCTCTAACCAAAGGTTCCGGGTTGGGAATGACCACTATTATGGGAATTATCCTAATGCTTCACATGATGAGCCTAGTGCTGATACAGATAATGATCATGATGAATCTCATACACAGGAACCATCTACATCTGAG gATACATCTAATGACCAGGAAAATGAAGCAATAGAACGTGCAATTGCATTGTCTCTTTTAGAAGAGAATCAAGAACAGACAAGTCTAAGCG GGAAATACCCGACGGTGGATGAAGATGAGCAACTTGCTAGAGCCTTACATGAAAGTATGGTAGTTGGGAATTCACCGCATTACAAAAATGGGAATACATATGATATTGGGAATGCATATGGGAATGGAGATTTATATGGGAATGGGCATATGTATGGAGGAGGAGCAAATGTATATGCAAATGGAGATATTTATTATCCAAGACCTATTACTTTTCAAACGGATTTCAG GATTTGTGCTGGCTGCAATATGGAGATTGGTCATGGAAGATTTCTGAATTGCCTTAATTCACTATGGCATCCAGAATGTTTTCGATGTTACGGCTGCAGTCAGCCAATTTCTGAGTATGAG ttttCTACATCAGGGAACTACCCTTTTCACAAGGCTTGTTACAGGGAGAGATATCATCCAAAATGTGATGTCTGCAGCCACTTT ATTCCAACAAATCATGCTGGTCTTATTGAATATAGGGCACATCCTTTTTGGGTTCAGAAGTATTGCCCTTCTCACGAACACGATGCAACCCCAAGATGTTGCAGTTGTGAAAGAATGGAG CCACGGAATACGAGATATGTTGAACTTAACGATGGACGGAAACTTTGCTTAGAGTGTTTGGACTCAGCGGTCATGGACACCATACAATGCCAACCTCTGTACTTGCAAATACAAGAATTCTATGAAGGACTTAACATGAAGGTAGAGCAAGAAGTTCCACTCCTCTTGGTTGAAAGGCAAGCACTTAACGAAGCCAGAGAAGGTGAAAAGAAT GGTCACTATCACATGCCAGAAACAAGAGGACTCTGCCTGTCAGAAGAACAAACTGTTAGTACTGTAAGAAAACGATCAAAGCATGGCACAGGAAATTGGGCTGGGAATATGGTTACAGAGCCTTACAAGTTAACACGGCAATGCGAAGTTACTGCCATTCTCATCTTATTCGGGCTCCCTAG GTTACTCACTGGCTCGATTTTAGCTCATGAGATGATGCACGCATGGATGCGGCTCAAAG GATTCCGAACACTGAGCCAAGATGTTGAAGAAGGTATATGTCAAGTGATGGCTCATAAGTGGTTAGAAGCTGAGTTAGCTGGTGGTTCAAGTAACAGCAATGctgcatcatcatcctcatcctcatcatctaaGGGACCGAGGTCTCAGTACGAAAGGAAACTTGGTGAATTTTTCAAGCACCAGATAGAGTCTGATGCTTCTCCGGTTTACGGAGACGGGTTCAGGGCTGGACGGTTAGCTGTTCACAAGTACGGTTTACGAAAAACACTTGAGCATATACAGATGACCGGTAGATTCccggtttaa
- the LOC104756271 gene encoding protein DA1 isoform X1, protein MGWFNKIFKGSNQRFRVGNDHYYGNYPNASHDEPSADTDNDHDESHTQEPSTSEDTSNDQENEAIERAIALSLLEENQEQTSLSVMDTGKYPTVDEDEQLARALHESMVVGNSPHYKNGNTYDIGNAYGNGDLYGNGHMYGGGANVYANGDIYYPRPITFQTDFRICAGCNMEIGHGRFLNCLNSLWHPECFRCYGCSQPISEYEFSTSGNYPFHKACYRERYHPKCDVCSHFIPTNHAGLIEYRAHPFWVQKYCPSHEHDATPRCCSCERMEPRNTRYVELNDGRKLCLECLDSAVMDTIQCQPLYLQIQEFYEGLNMKVEQEVPLLLVERQALNEAREGEKNGHYHMPETRGLCLSEEQTVSTVRKRSKHGTGNWAGNMVTEPYKLTRQCEVTAILILFGLPRLLTGSILAHEMMHAWMRLKGFRTLSQDVEEGICQVMAHKWLEAELAGGSSNSNAASSSSSSSSKGPRSQYERKLGEFFKHQIESDASPVYGDGFRAGRLAVHKYGLRKTLEHIQMTGRFPV, encoded by the exons ATGGGCTGGTTTAACAAGATCTTCAAAGGCTCTAACCAAAGGTTCCGGGTTGGGAATGACCACTATTATGGGAATTATCCTAATGCTTCACATGATGAGCCTAGTGCTGATACAGATAATGATCATGATGAATCTCATACACAGGAACCATCTACATCTGAG gATACATCTAATGACCAGGAAAATGAAGCAATAGAACGTGCAATTGCATTGTCTCTTTTAGAAGAGAATCAAGAACAGACAAGTCTAAGCG taatggACACAGGGAAATACCCGACGGTGGATGAAGATGAGCAACTTGCTAGAGCCTTACATGAAAGTATGGTAGTTGGGAATTCACCGCATTACAAAAATGGGAATACATATGATATTGGGAATGCATATGGGAATGGAGATTTATATGGGAATGGGCATATGTATGGAGGAGGAGCAAATGTATATGCAAATGGAGATATTTATTATCCAAGACCTATTACTTTTCAAACGGATTTCAG GATTTGTGCTGGCTGCAATATGGAGATTGGTCATGGAAGATTTCTGAATTGCCTTAATTCACTATGGCATCCAGAATGTTTTCGATGTTACGGCTGCAGTCAGCCAATTTCTGAGTATGAG ttttCTACATCAGGGAACTACCCTTTTCACAAGGCTTGTTACAGGGAGAGATATCATCCAAAATGTGATGTCTGCAGCCACTTT ATTCCAACAAATCATGCTGGTCTTATTGAATATAGGGCACATCCTTTTTGGGTTCAGAAGTATTGCCCTTCTCACGAACACGATGCAACCCCAAGATGTTGCAGTTGTGAAAGAATGGAG CCACGGAATACGAGATATGTTGAACTTAACGATGGACGGAAACTTTGCTTAGAGTGTTTGGACTCAGCGGTCATGGACACCATACAATGCCAACCTCTGTACTTGCAAATACAAGAATTCTATGAAGGACTTAACATGAAGGTAGAGCAAGAAGTTCCACTCCTCTTGGTTGAAAGGCAAGCACTTAACGAAGCCAGAGAAGGTGAAAAGAAT GGTCACTATCACATGCCAGAAACAAGAGGACTCTGCCTGTCAGAAGAACAAACTGTTAGTACTGTAAGAAAACGATCAAAGCATGGCACAGGAAATTGGGCTGGGAATATGGTTACAGAGCCTTACAAGTTAACACGGCAATGCGAAGTTACTGCCATTCTCATCTTATTCGGGCTCCCTAG GTTACTCACTGGCTCGATTTTAGCTCATGAGATGATGCACGCATGGATGCGGCTCAAAG GATTCCGAACACTGAGCCAAGATGTTGAAGAAGGTATATGTCAAGTGATGGCTCATAAGTGGTTAGAAGCTGAGTTAGCTGGTGGTTCAAGTAACAGCAATGctgcatcatcatcctcatcctcatcatctaaGGGACCGAGGTCTCAGTACGAAAGGAAACTTGGTGAATTTTTCAAGCACCAGATAGAGTCTGATGCTTCTCCGGTTTACGGAGACGGGTTCAGGGCTGGACGGTTAGCTGTTCACAAGTACGGTTTACGAAAAACACTTGAGCATATACAGATGACCGGTAGATTCccggtttaa
- the LOC104759297 gene encoding putative pentatricopeptide repeat-containing protein At1g19290, translating to MLRRSPARVVVAYQLLQLIYTRRFSSEASRNFRRRLRGGNGPIRPELLDRVSRLLVLGRYDALHDLSLDFSDVLLNSLLRRLRLNPEACLEIFNLASKQQKFRPDYKSYCKMVHILSRARLYDLTKSYIREMVGLNHSGFVVWAELVRVFKEFSFSPTVFDMILKVYAEKGMVKNALHVFDNMGGYGRVPSLLSCNSLLSNLVKKGENFVALHVYDQMISFGVSPDVFTCSIVVNAYCRSGKVDKAMEFAKRMEISFGLELNVVTYNSLINGYAMIGDVEGMTRVLSLMSESGVSRNVVTYTSLIKGYCKKGLMEEAEQVFESVKAKKLVADQHMYGVLIDGYCRNGQIRDAVRVHGDMMEMGLRTNTTICNSLINGYCKSGQLLEAEQIFMRMNEWSLKPDHHTYNALVDGYCRAGHVDEALKLCDRMCGKEVVPTVMTYNILLKGYSRVGAFHDVLSLWKMMLKRGVIVDEISCSTLLEALFKLGNFDEAMKLWENVLARGLLTDTVTLNDTSNDQENEAIERAIALSLLEENQEQTSLSGKYPTVDEDEQLARALHESMVVGNSPHYKNGNTYDIGNAYGNGDLYGNGHMYGGGANVYANGDIYYPRPITFQTDFRICAGCNMEIGHGRFLNCLNSLWHPECFRCYGCSQPISEYEFSTSGNYPFHKACYRERYHPKCDVCSHFIPTNHAGLIEYRAHPFWVQKYCPSHEHDATPRCCSCERMEPRNTRYVELNDGRKLCLECLDSAVMDTIQCQPLYLQIQEFYEGLNMKVEQEVPLLLVERQALNEAREGEKNGHYHMPETRGLCLSEEQTVSTVRKRSKHGTGNWAGNMVTEPYKLTRQCEVTAILILFGLPRLLTGSILAHEMMHAWMRLKGFRTLSQDVEEGICQVMAHKWLEAELAGGSSNSNAASSSSSSSSKGPRSQYERKLGEFFKHQIESDASPVYGDGFRAGRLAVHKYGLRKTLEHIQMTGRFPV from the exons ATGCTCCGAAGGTCTCCGGCACGCGTTGTTGTTGCCTATCAGTTGCTTCAACTTATCTATACTCGTAGATTCTCCTCCGAAGCCTCGAGAAACTTTCGCCGCCGGCTTCGAGGAGGAAACGGGCCAATTCGACCCGAATTACTCGACCGGGTCTCACGTCTGCTCGTGCTCGGCAGGTACGATGCTTTACatgatctctctctcgatttctCTGATGTACTTCTCAACTCCCTCCTCCGTAGATTGAGACTTAACCCAGAGGCATGTCTCGAGATTTTCAATTTAGCTTCAAAACAGCAAAAGTTTCGCCCTGATTACAAGTCTTATTGTAAAATGGTTCACATATTGTCTAGAGCTAGATTGTACGATCTGACGAAATCGTATATACGTGAAATGGTTGGTCTTAATCACTCGGGGTTCGTTGTCTGGGCTGAGCTTGTGCGAGTCTTTAAGGAGTTTTCGTTCTCTCCTACAGTCTTTGACATGATACTCAAAGTTTATGCTGAGAAGGGTATGGTTAAGAACGCTTTACATGTGTTTGACAACATGGGAGGCTATGGAAGAGTCCCTAGTTTGCTTTCTTGTAACAGCCTGTTGAGCAATTTGGTCAAGAAAGGTGAAAATTTTGTGGCTTTACATGTTTATGATCAGATGATTAGCTTTGGGGTTTCTCCGGATGTGTTTACTTGCAGTATTGTTGTGAATGCTTACTGTAGAAGTGGGAAAGTTGATAAAGCCATGGAATTTGCTAAACGGATGGAGATTTCATTTGGTTTGGAGCTGAATGTGGTAACTTATAATAGTTTGATTAATGGGTATGCTATGATCGGAGATGTTGAGGGAATGACAAGAGTGTTGAGTTTGATGTCTGAGAGTGGGGTTTCTAGGAACGTTGTTACGTATACTTCGTTGATCAAGGGTTATTGTAAAAAGGGGttgatggaagaagcagaacagGTGTTTGAATCGGTAAAGGCAAAGAAACTTGTTGCAGATCAGCATATGTACGGTGTGTTGATAGATGGATATTGTCGTAATGGTCAAATCCGTGATGCTGTTAGGGTTCATGGTGATATGATGGAGATGGGATTACGAACAAATACAACCATTTGTAACTCCTTGATCAATGGGTATTGCAAATCTGGTCAATTACTCGAAGCAGAACAAATATTTATGCGGATGAACGAGTGGAGCTTGAAACCAGATCATCATACGTACAATGCCCTTGTGGACGGATACTGCAGGGCTGGTCATGTTGACGAGGCTTTAAAGCTTTGTGATCGAATGTGTGGAAAAGAAGTTGTACCAACAGTTATGACTTACAATATTCTTCTTAAAGGTTATAGTCGGGTTGGTGCTTTTCATGATGTTTTGAGCCTTTGGAAGATGATGCTAAAAAGAGGCGTAATCGTTGATGAGATTAGCTGTAGCACTCTACTCGAAGCATTGTTCAAGCTTGGAAATTTTGATGAAGCTATGAAGCTGTGGGAGAACGTCTTAGCAAGAGGTCTATTGACAGATACGGTAACTTTGAAC gATACATCTAATGACCAGGAAAATGAAGCAATAGAACGTGCAATTGCATTGTCTCTTTTAGAAGAGAATCAAGAACAGACAAGTCTAAGCG GGAAATACCCGACGGTGGATGAAGATGAGCAACTTGCTAGAGCCTTACATGAAAGTATGGTAGTTGGGAATTCACCGCATTACAAAAATGGGAATACATATGATATTGGGAATGCATATGGGAATGGAGATTTATATGGGAATGGGCATATGTATGGAGGAGGAGCAAATGTATATGCAAATGGAGATATTTATTATCCAAGACCTATTACTTTTCAAACGGATTTCAG GATTTGTGCTGGCTGCAATATGGAGATTGGTCATGGAAGATTTCTGAATTGCCTTAATTCACTATGGCATCCAGAATGTTTTCGATGTTACGGCTGCAGTCAGCCAATTTCTGAGTATGAG ttttCTACATCAGGGAACTACCCTTTTCACAAGGCTTGTTACAGGGAGAGATATCATCCAAAATGTGATGTCTGCAGCCACTTT ATTCCAACAAATCATGCTGGTCTTATTGAATATAGGGCACATCCTTTTTGGGTTCAGAAGTATTGCCCTTCTCACGAACACGATGCAACCCCAAGATGTTGCAGTTGTGAAAGAATGGAG CCACGGAATACGAGATATGTTGAACTTAACGATGGACGGAAACTTTGCTTAGAGTGTTTGGACTCAGCGGTCATGGACACCATACAATGCCAACCTCTGTACTTGCAAATACAAGAATTCTATGAAGGACTTAACATGAAGGTAGAGCAGGAAGTTCCACTCCTCTTGGTTGAAAGGCAAGCACTTAACGAAGCCAGAGAAGGTGAAAAGAAT GGTCACTATCACATGCCAGAAACAAGAGGACTCTGCCTGTCAGAAGAACAAACTGTTAGTACTGTAAGAAAACGATCAAAGCATGGCACAGGAAATTGGGCTGGGAATATGGTTACAGAGCCTTACAAGTTAACACGGCAATGCGAAGTTACTGCCATTCTCATCTTATTCGGGCTCCCTAG GTTACTCACTGGCTCGATTTTAGCTCATGAGATGATGCACGCATGGATGCGGCTCAAAG GATTCCGAACACTGAGCCAAGATGTTGAAGAAGGTATATGTCAAGTGATGGCTCATAAGTGGTTAGAAGCTGAGTTAGCTGGTGGTTCAAGTAACAGCAATGctgcatcatcatcctcatcctcatcatctaaGGGACCGAGGTCTCAGTACGAAAGGAAACTTGGTGAATTTTTCAAGCACCAGATAGAGTCTGATGCTTCTCCGGTTTACGGAGACGGGTTCAGGGCTGGACGGTTAGCTGTTCACAAGTACGGTTTACGAAAAACACTTGAGCATATACAGATGACCGGTAGATTCccggtttaa